A region from the Pseudomonas sp. KU26590 genome encodes:
- a CDS encoding MFS family transporter: MTTTHYTGEERRKRIFAIVGASSGNLVEWFDFYVYAFCAIYFAPAFFPSDDPTVQLLNTAGVFAAGFLMRPIGGWLFGRVADKHGRKNSMMISVLMMCAGSLVIACLPTYASIGAWAPFLLLMARLFQGLSVGGEYGTTATYMSEVALRGQRGFFASFQYVTLIGGQLLAVLTVVILQQFLSADELRAYGWRIPFVVGAVAAVISLVLRRSLKETTTAEVRQNKDAGSMSALFRDHKAAFITVLGYTAGGSLIFYTFTTYMQKYLVNTVHMDAKVASYIMTGALFLYMCMQPVFGMLADKIGRRASMLWFGGLGTLCTVPLLLTLKTTTNPIMAFVLITLALAIVSFYTSISGLVKAEMFPVQVRALGVGLAYAVANAIFGGSAEYVALGLKNMGMENTFYWYVTVMMAVAFLFSLRLPKKPAYLHEDH, from the coding sequence ATGACAACGACTCACTACACCGGCGAAGAACGGCGCAAGCGGATCTTCGCCATCGTCGGCGCCTCATCGGGCAACCTCGTCGAATGGTTCGACTTTTACGTCTACGCCTTCTGCGCCATCTATTTCGCGCCCGCATTCTTTCCTTCCGATGACCCGACCGTTCAGTTGCTCAATACAGCGGGCGTCTTTGCCGCAGGCTTCCTGATGCGTCCCATCGGCGGCTGGCTCTTCGGTCGCGTGGCCGACAAGCACGGCCGCAAGAACTCGATGATGATTTCGGTGCTGATGATGTGCGCAGGCTCGCTGGTCATCGCCTGTCTGCCCACGTACGCGTCGATCGGTGCCTGGGCGCCTTTTTTGCTCCTGATGGCGCGTCTGTTTCAAGGCCTGTCGGTGGGCGGTGAATACGGCACCACGGCCACGTACATGAGCGAAGTCGCGTTGCGGGGGCAGCGCGGGTTCTTCGCTTCGTTTCAGTACGTCACGCTGATTGGCGGCCAACTGTTGGCCGTGCTGACCGTGGTCATCCTGCAGCAATTTCTCAGTGCCGATGAGCTGAGAGCCTACGGCTGGCGGATTCCGTTTGTGGTCGGTGCGGTCGCAGCCGTCATCTCGCTGGTGCTGCGCCGGTCGCTGAAAGAGACCACTACCGCCGAAGTGCGTCAGAACAAGGACGCGGGCAGCATGTCTGCGCTGTTTCGCGATCACAAGGCGGCGTTCATCACCGTACTGGGCTACACCGCGGGCGGCTCGTTGATTTTCTACACCTTCACCACGTACATGCAGAAATACCTGGTCAATACCGTGCACATGGATGCCAAGGTCGCGAGCTACATCATGACCGGCGCGCTGTTCCTGTACATGTGCATGCAGCCGGTGTTCGGCATGCTCGCTGACAAGATCGGCCGTCGCGCTTCAATGCTGTGGTTCGGCGGGCTGGGTACGCTGTGCACGGTGCCGCTGCTGCTGACGTTGAAAACCACCACCAACCCGATCATGGCCTTCGTGCTGATCACCCTGGCGCTGGCCATCGTCAGTTTCTACACCTCGATCAGCGGGCTGGTGAAGGCAGAGATGTTTCCGGTGCAGGTTCGTGCGCTGGGCGTCGGTCTGGCTTATGCGGTGGCTAACGCCATCTTCGGCGGCTCGGCGGAATACGTCGCGCTGGGCCTGAAGAACATGGGCATGGAAAACACCTTCTACTGGTACGTTACCGTGATGATGGCGGTGGCTTTCCTGTTCAGCCTGCGACTGCCAAAGAAGCCGGCTTACCTGCACGAAGATCATTGA
- the pcaD gene encoding 3-oxoadipate enol-lactonase, translated as MAFVQLEDGELHYQMDGPVDAPVLVLSNSLGTDLHMWDAQIPALSRSFRVVRYDTRGHGQSLVTQGPYTIEQLGRDVLALLDALKIDSAHFCGLSMGGLIGQWLGIHANDRLHKLILCNTAAKIGDTQTWSPRIAQVEKGGERAMKEIGAGAVGRWFTPGFASQHPDKVTPITDVLAATSPLGYAACCAAVRDADLRKEVGSITVPTLIICGSHDAVTTVADGHFLQNHIHGSELSDYYAAHLSSVELGDVFALRVTEFLLA; from the coding sequence ATGGCGTTCGTACAACTCGAAGACGGTGAGCTGCATTATCAAATGGATGGCCCGGTGGATGCGCCGGTGCTGGTGCTGTCTAACTCGCTGGGCACCGACCTGCACATGTGGGACGCGCAGATCCCGGCGCTGAGCAGGTCATTCCGCGTCGTGCGCTACGACACGCGCGGCCACGGCCAGTCCCTTGTTACCCAGGGGCCTTATACCATCGAACAGCTGGGACGAGACGTGCTGGCGCTGCTGGATGCATTGAAAATCGACAGCGCGCATTTCTGCGGATTGTCCATGGGCGGCCTGATCGGTCAGTGGCTGGGCATCCATGCCAACGACCGCCTGCACAAGCTGATTCTGTGCAACACCGCCGCGAAGATCGGCGACACGCAAACGTGGTCGCCGCGCATCGCGCAGGTGGAGAAGGGCGGTGAGCGGGCGATGAAGGAAATTGGCGCTGGCGCTGTAGGTCGCTGGTTTACCCCCGGCTTTGCCAGCCAGCACCCGGACAAGGTCACTCCCATCACCGATGTACTGGCGGCAACTTCTCCGCTGGGTTACGCCGCGTGCTGCGCTGCTGTCCGGGATGCCGATCTGCGCAAGGAAGTCGGTTCGATTACCGTGCCCACGCTGATCATTTGCGGCAGCCATGACGCCGTCACCACGGTGGCGGACGGGCATTTTCTGCAGAACCACATCCACGGCAGCGAGCTCTCCGACTATTACGCCGCGCACCTGTCCAGCGTCGAGCTGGGCGACGTCTTTGCCCTGCGCGTGACGGAGTTTCTGTTGGCGTGA
- a CDS encoding AdeC/AdeK/OprM family multidrug efflux complex outer membrane factor gives MSKSLISLAVTAFILGGCSLIPDYKQPAAPVPAQFPQGPAYSPAQAANQAAAEQGWRQFFHDPALQQLIQTSLQNNRDLRVAALNIDAYRAQYRIQRADLFPAVAASGTGTRQRVPGDLTQTGESGITSQYSVGLGISSYELDLFGRVRSLSEQALQTYFAGEEGRRSTQISLVANVANAYLTWEADKELLKLTQDTLGAFEESLRLTSRSSEVGVASALDLAQSRTSVESARVKLAQYQRLVAQDENNLVLLLGTSLPANLPASKPLSADMLNEMPAGLPSELLQRRPDILQAEYSLKAANANIGAARAAFFPSISLTASAGTASGDLSGLFKGGSGTWLFEPTINLPIFNAGSLRASLDYSKIQKDIGVANYEKAIQTAFQEVSDGLAARKTYNDQLKAQTDFVNANQDYYRLAERRYRIGIDSNLTFLDAQRQLFTAQQSLITDRLSQLNSEVNLYRALGGGWYEQTPTGERQPTAGDVPSTRLF, from the coding sequence ATGAGCAAGTCCCTGATCTCGCTGGCGGTCACCGCGTTCATTCTCGGCGGCTGCTCGTTGATCCCCGATTACAAGCAGCCCGCCGCGCCGGTGCCCGCTCAATTTCCGCAAGGTCCGGCGTACTCGCCGGCCCAGGCGGCGAATCAGGCGGCGGCCGAACAAGGCTGGCGTCAGTTTTTCCATGACCCGGCGCTGCAGCAACTGATTCAGACGTCGCTGCAGAACAACCGTGACCTGCGCGTTGCCGCGTTGAACATCGATGCCTACCGCGCGCAGTACCGCATTCAACGTGCGGACCTGTTCCCGGCTGTGGCAGCCTCGGGCACCGGCACGCGTCAGCGCGTTCCGGGCGACCTGACGCAAACGGGCGAGTCCGGCATCACCAGTCAGTACTCGGTGGGTCTTGGCATCAGTTCCTATGAGCTGGACCTGTTCGGCCGTGTACGCAGCCTGAGTGAGCAGGCGTTGCAAACCTACTTCGCCGGTGAAGAAGGCCGTCGCAGCACGCAGATCAGTCTGGTGGCCAACGTGGCCAACGCCTACCTGACGTGGGAAGCGGACAAAGAGCTGTTGAAGCTGACCCAGGACACCCTGGGCGCCTTCGAGGAAAGCCTGCGTCTGACCTCTCGCAGCAGCGAAGTGGGTGTGGCCTCGGCGCTGGATCTTGCGCAGTCGCGCACCTCCGTCGAGAGCGCCCGCGTCAAGCTGGCTCAGTACCAGCGACTGGTCGCCCAGGACGAGAACAATCTGGTGCTGTTGTTGGGCACCAGTCTGCCGGCCAACCTGCCCGCGTCGAAGCCGTTGAGCGCTGACATGCTCAACGAAATGCCAGCGGGTCTGCCTTCCGAGCTGCTGCAGCGTCGTCCGGATATCTTGCAGGCTGAATACAGCCTGAAAGCCGCCAACGCCAATATCGGCGCCGCACGTGCGGCGTTCTTCCCGAGCATCAGCCTCACGGCCAGTGCCGGTACGGCGAGCGGCGATCTGAGCGGCCTGTTCAAAGGCGGTTCGGGGACGTGGTTGTTCGAGCCGACGATCAATCTGCCGATCTTCAACGCAGGCAGTCTGCGCGCAAGCCTCGACTACTCGAAGATCCAGAAAGACATCGGCGTCGCCAACTACGAGAAGGCGATTCAGACCGCGTTCCAGGAAGTCTCCGACGGTCTGGCGGCGCGCAAGACCTACAACGATCAGCTCAAGGCGCAGACAGACTTTGTCAACGCCAACCAGGACTACTACCGTCTGGCCGAGCGTCGCTATCGCATCGGGATCGACAGCAACCTGACCTTCCTCGACGCCCAGCGTCAGTTGTTCACCGCGCAACAGTCGTTGATCACCGACCGCCTGTCGCAGCTCAACAGCGAGGTTAATCTGTACCGCGCCCTGGGCGGCGGCTGGTACGAACAGACCCCGACCGGCGAGCGTCAGCCAACCGCGGGTGATGTACCGTCTACCCGCTTGTTCTGA
- a CDS encoding efflux RND transporter permease subunit, with product MSKFFIDRPIFAWVIALVIMLVGTLSILKLPINQYPAIAPPAIAIQVTYPGANAQTVQDTVVQVIEQQLNGIDNLRYVSSESNSDGSMTITATFNQGTNPDIAQVQVQNKLNLATPLLPQEVQQQGIRVTKAVKNFLMVVGLVSEDGSMGKEDLSNYIVSNMQDPISRTSGVGDFQVFGAQYAMRIWLDPAKLNNFQLTPVDVKTAITAQNVQVSSGQIGGLPALKGQQLNATIIGKTRLQTAEQFGNILLKVNQDGSQVRLKDVAEVGLGGENYSIDAQFNGKAASGLAIKLATGANALDTAKAIRATIAQLEPFFPPGMKVVYPYDTTPVVQESITGVVHTLGEAIILVFLVMYLFLQNFRATIITTMTVPVVLLGTFGILAAAGFTINTLTMFGVILAIGLLVDDAIVVVENVERVMAEEKLSPRDATIKSMEQIQGALVGIALVLCAVLLPMAFFGGSTGVIYRQFSITIVSAMALSVLVALIFTPALCSTLLKPIDHEKHGQPKRGFFGWFNRTFDRSVVSYERGVGNMLKHKVPAFIVYALIVCGTIWMFTRIPSAFLPEEDQGVIFAQVQTPPGSSAERTQTVIDNMRKYLLEEESGAVNSVFTVNGFNFAGRGQSSGLAFIMLKSWGDRDASNSVFELAKRAQQHFFGFRDAMTFAVVPPAVLELGNATGFDVYLQDQGGVGHAKLMEARNQLLGMAAQSKILAGVRPNGLNDEPQYQLVIDDERAQALGLSLSDINTTLSIAMGGSYVNDFIDRGRVKKVYVQGKASARMRPEDLKKWYVRNTAGEMVPFSSFASGEWVFGSPKLSRYNGVPAEEVLGTPAPGYSTGEAMAEVEQLAKKLPAGVGLSWTGLSYEERLSGSQAPALYALSILIVFLCLAALYESWSIPIAVLLVIPLGVIGALIATSLRGLSNDVFFQVGLLVTVGLAAKNAILIVEFAKELHEQGKDIVEATIEACRMRLRPIVMTSMAFILGVVPLAISSGAGAGSQHSIGTGVIGGMITAVILAIFWVPLFFVSISSLFKGKQKHTPHDEAGQ from the coding sequence ATGTCGAAATTTTTTATCGACCGGCCAATTTTCGCGTGGGTAATCGCCCTCGTGATCATGCTGGTGGGGACGCTTTCGATCCTCAAGTTGCCGATCAACCAATACCCGGCAATCGCGCCACCGGCCATCGCAATCCAGGTGACCTACCCGGGCGCTAACGCGCAAACCGTGCAGGACACCGTGGTTCAGGTGATCGAGCAGCAGCTCAACGGTATCGACAACCTGCGTTATGTGTCCTCGGAAAGTAACTCCGACGGCAGCATGACCATCACCGCGACGTTCAACCAGGGCACCAACCCGGACATCGCTCAGGTTCAGGTGCAGAACAAGCTCAACCTGGCCACCCCGCTGCTGCCCCAAGAAGTGCAGCAACAGGGTATCCGCGTGACCAAGGCGGTGAAGAACTTCCTGATGGTCGTTGGCCTGGTGTCCGAAGACGGCAGCATGGGCAAGGAAGACTTGTCCAACTACATCGTGTCGAACATGCAGGACCCGATTTCCCGTACCTCCGGTGTGGGTGACTTCCAGGTGTTCGGTGCCCAGTACGCCATGCGTATCTGGCTCGATCCGGCCAAGCTGAACAACTTCCAACTGACCCCGGTCGACGTCAAGACGGCCATTACTGCCCAGAACGTTCAAGTGTCTTCCGGCCAGATCGGCGGTCTGCCTGCGCTCAAGGGCCAGCAGCTGAACGCCACGATCATCGGTAAAACCCGTCTGCAGACCGCCGAGCAGTTCGGCAACATTCTGCTGAAGGTCAATCAGGACGGTTCGCAAGTTCGCCTCAAGGACGTGGCAGAAGTCGGCCTGGGCGGCGAGAACTACAGCATTGACGCGCAGTTCAACGGCAAGGCGGCGTCCGGTCTGGCGATCAAGCTGGCGACCGGTGCCAACGCGCTGGACACCGCCAAGGCGATCCGCGCCACGATTGCCCAGCTGGAGCCGTTCTTTCCGCCTGGTATGAAAGTGGTTTACCCGTACGACACCACGCCGGTCGTTCAGGAATCCATCACCGGGGTGGTTCACACCTTGGGTGAAGCGATCATCCTGGTGTTCCTGGTGATGTACCTGTTCCTGCAGAACTTCCGCGCCACCATCATCACCACCATGACCGTGCCAGTGGTATTGCTGGGTACGTTCGGGATCCTCGCCGCCGCCGGTTTCACCATCAACACGCTGACCATGTTCGGGGTAATCCTTGCCATCGGCTTGCTGGTGGACGATGCCATCGTGGTGGTGGAAAACGTCGAGCGGGTGATGGCGGAGGAAAAACTGTCGCCGCGGGACGCCACGATCAAATCCATGGAGCAGATCCAGGGCGCACTGGTCGGTATCGCACTCGTGTTGTGTGCGGTGCTGTTGCCAATGGCCTTCTTCGGCGGCTCCACGGGTGTGATCTACCGGCAGTTCTCGATCACCATAGTTTCGGCGATGGCGCTTTCGGTACTGGTCGCGCTGATCTTCACCCCGGCGCTGTGCTCCACCCTGCTCAAGCCGATCGACCATGAGAAGCACGGGCAGCCGAAACGTGGATTCTTTGGCTGGTTCAACCGCACCTTCGACCGCAGCGTAGTGAGCTACGAGCGCGGCGTCGGGAACATGCTCAAGCACAAGGTTCCGGCCTTCATCGTTTACGCGCTGATTGTCTGCGGCACGATCTGGATGTTCACCCGCATTCCGAGCGCGTTCCTGCCGGAAGAGGACCAGGGCGTCATTTTCGCCCAGGTGCAGACGCCACCGGGCTCCTCGGCTGAACGCACGCAAACCGTCATCGACAACATGCGTAAGTACCTGCTGGAAGAAGAATCGGGCGCGGTCAACTCGGTGTTCACCGTTAACGGCTTCAACTTTGCCGGTCGCGGTCAGAGCTCCGGTCTGGCGTTCATCATGCTGAAATCATGGGGCGATCGTGATGCGTCCAACAGCGTGTTCGAGCTGGCCAAACGGGCGCAGCAGCACTTCTTTGGTTTCCGCGATGCGATGACCTTTGCGGTCGTACCGCCTGCGGTACTGGAACTGGGTAACGCCACCGGTTTCGACGTGTACTTGCAGGATCAGGGCGGCGTGGGTCACGCCAAGCTGATGGAAGCGCGCAACCAACTGCTGGGCATGGCGGCACAGAGCAAGATCCTGGCGGGCGTGCGTCCGAACGGTCTGAACGATGAGCCGCAGTATCAACTGGTCATCGATGACGAGCGTGCGCAGGCCCTGGGCCTGAGCCTGTCGGACATCAACACCACGCTGTCCATCGCGATGGGTGGCAGCTACGTCAACGACTTTATCGATCGCGGCCGGGTCAAGAAGGTCTACGTGCAGGGCAAAGCCAGTGCGCGGATGAGACCGGAAGACCTGAAGAAGTGGTACGTGCGCAACACAGCAGGCGAGATGGTGCCGTTTTCTTCGTTCGCCAGCGGCGAATGGGTGTTCGGTTCACCGAAGCTGTCCCGTTACAACGGTGTGCCGGCCGAGGAAGTACTGGGTACTCCGGCGCCGGGTTACAGCACCGGCGAGGCGATGGCCGAGGTCGAACAGTTGGCGAAGAAGTTGCCAGCCGGCGTTGGTCTCTCGTGGACGGGTCTGTCCTATGAAGAGCGTCTGTCCGGTTCTCAGGCACCCGCGTTGTACGCACTGTCGATCCTGATCGTGTTCCTGTGTCTGGCGGCGTTGTATGAAAGCTGGTCGATTCCGATCGCAGTGTTGCTGGTCATCCCGCTTGGGGTAATCGGTGCGCTGATCGCAACGAGCCTGCGCGGTCTGTCCAACGACGTGTTCTTCCAGGTAGGTCTCTTGGTGACGGTAGGTCTGGCGGCGAAAAACGCCATTCTGATCGTCGAGTTCGCCAAGGAGCTGCATGAACAGGGCAAGGACATCGTCGAGGCGACCATCGAAGCCTGCCGGATGCGTCTGCGGCCCATCGTGATGACGTCCATGGCGTTCATCCTCGGTGTGGTTCCTCTGGCGATCTCCTCGGGCGCCGGTGCCGGCAGCCAGCATTCGATCGGTACAGGCGTAATCGGCGGTATGATCACCGCGGTTATTCTGGCGATCTTCTGGGTACCGTTGTTCTTCGTTTCGATATCCTCGCTGTTCAAAGGCAAACAGAAACACACTCCACACGATGAGGCTGGCCAATGA
- a CDS encoding efflux RND transporter periplasmic adaptor subunit, giving the protein MQFKPAVTVLVTAVALASLLSGCSKKEEAAPAPPPPQVGVVTLKTQAYTLTSELPGRTTAFRIAEVRPQVNGIILKRLFTEGADVKAGQQLYQIDPAIYQATLDSAKATYESSNSLAGRYKQLINEQAVSRQEYDTAVGSAREAKAAVQTAEINLRYTKVYAPISGRIGRSLVTEGALVSNGQTDAMATIQQLDPIYVDVIQSSAEMLKLRRELESGKLQKAGDNSAKVKLVLEDGSLYPIEGKLEFSEVSVDQTTGSVSLRAVFQNPDHTLLPGMFVHARLQSGVAENAILVPQQGITRDLKGTPTALVVNADNKVESRTLVANRTIGSDWLVEKGLSAGDRVITEGLQYVKPGAEVKVAEATNVNAANPAPNPATAPATDKAAGSKGE; this is encoded by the coding sequence ATGCAATTCAAGCCAGCTGTTACCGTACTGGTCACTGCCGTCGCCCTGGCATCGCTGCTCTCCGGATGCAGTAAGAAGGAAGAAGCGGCCCCAGCACCACCGCCTCCTCAGGTCGGCGTCGTCACTCTGAAAACCCAGGCCTACACCCTGACGTCTGAACTTCCCGGCCGGACCACCGCGTTCCGTATCGCCGAAGTGCGTCCGCAAGTGAACGGCATCATCCTCAAGCGCCTGTTCACCGAAGGTGCAGACGTCAAAGCCGGTCAGCAGCTCTACCAGATCGATCCGGCGATCTACCAGGCCACCCTGGACAGCGCCAAAGCGACCTACGAATCCTCCAACTCGCTCGCTGGCCGCTACAAGCAGCTGATCAACGAGCAAGCGGTCAGCCGTCAGGAATACGACACGGCGGTAGGTTCGGCTCGGGAAGCGAAGGCGGCGGTGCAGACTGCAGAAATCAACCTGCGTTACACCAAGGTCTACGCGCCGATTTCCGGCCGCATAGGTCGCTCCCTCGTGACTGAAGGTGCGCTGGTGAGTAACGGTCAGACCGATGCAATGGCCACCATTCAGCAGCTCGACCCCATTTACGTCGACGTGATCCAGTCTTCGGCCGAGATGCTCAAGCTGCGTCGCGAGCTGGAAAGCGGCAAGCTGCAGAAAGCCGGCGACAATTCCGCCAAGGTCAAGCTAGTGCTGGAAGACGGCAGTCTTTACCCGATCGAAGGCAAGCTTGAGTTCTCCGAAGTGTCGGTCGACCAGACCACCGGTTCCGTGTCGCTGCGCGCGGTGTTCCAGAACCCGGACCACACCCTGCTGCCAGGCATGTTCGTGCACGCACGACTGCAATCGGGCGTGGCCGAGAACGCGATCCTGGTTCCACAGCAGGGCATCACCCGCGACCTGAAAGGCACACCGACCGCACTGGTGGTGAACGCCGATAACAAGGTCGAGTCCCGCACCCTGGTTGCCAACCGCACTATCGGCAGCGACTGGCTGGTAGAAAAAGGCTTGAGCGCAGGTGATCGCGTGATTACCGAAGGGCTGCAATACGTCAAGCCAGGTGCTGAAGTGAAAGTGGCCGAAGCCACCAACGTCAATGCAGCGAACCCGGCACCGAACCCGGCAACTGCCCCGGCAACTGATAAAGCCGCAGGCAGCAAAGGGGAGTAA